In the genome of Scylla paramamosain isolate STU-SP2022 chromosome 2, ASM3559412v1, whole genome shotgun sequence, the window CCTCCGTGTATTTCCAGACTCAGGCTTAAATAAAGTGCATGTTGCAGCCCCGTTCAAAGCGCATTCCTTGAAAACATCAGAAACCAGAACGAGACCTCTCTGTCTGCGTCTGTTCGTCATTTCCcttatttcgttattttcctCAATTTTCAGCGTTTTCCAGGAATTTCCAGGTGTTCTCCAGAATAAGACGTGTAGactgttgtagtaatagtaggaggaggagaaagaaatgaggaatggaggaagaggagaagggaagaatggaggtggaggatgggtggagagtggtggtaatagtagtagtagtactaggagaaggaaatgaggaatggagggggaggaggaggaggagaaagagaaaatgaggaatagaggacgaggaggaagaaaagaggaatggatGAGCGATGATGCTCTCTCTCCCTGGATGGTTTTAAGTGTGGCCGTGTGTACAGAACGTACATGTGAATGTATAAATTGACATCATCTCGTCCGCCCGTAGGTCTGCCTCAGAGACAGCTTCCCACCTCTCACTCAAGCCCACcaaagttgaaaaacactaagATCTGATTTGTATGCATGATTTGCCGTCTAAATCCTGGTGGCACGGCACAACACCTCTGTAGCAGTCTTTTATGGTCACATATATGTTGGGCGGCCtgaaagcaacagcaaaaaaaacgaGCAATGAGGAGCGGTAGACCGGCGTTTACCtatattttcaatgttcaaCTGCTGGAGCGAGGGCAGGCAGCGGATGAATAGCGTTTTGGTTTCACATTCGTGACGTCACGCCGACTCCTTCCATTATACCTCCACGATTCAGAGGATAACAGGTCCAAAGAAGGGATACTATAAGAcctttattctgaaacacttctgtgcacAGCTTTTTATTCAAGAGGCTGCAATTGAAgtgacagttttttttatataatatatatatatatatatatatatatatatatatatatatatatatatatatatatatatatatatatatatatatatatatatatatatatatatatatatatatatatatatatatatatatatatatatatagctagtTCGAGTAACAGATCAagaagatttctgcattatggaaatagtcatggtgaaagaacaaagcgtttcagaaagCAAGGGTGATTCACACTTCATGTTCCCAACTCAAGCTTAAGCTCAAGGAAGCGGACAGCTCACCCAAACAAAACACCGACAGCGACAGGCCTTGAACTGTACCTGTCAGTTCCCCTCCAAAGTCCACACCAAGATAGGCATAGTAAGCAAGTAAGGGCATATTTATGTACTCGTGTACCGGTCTGAGATTGCTGCTGTATAATTATTAATGTTTAAAGATGTGTTTTCTCCAGGTCAGGGTAGATTCACTGTTAGGAGAGATAATGCAGACATTAAGTTCTCTGGTTAGTGTTAGGGGCCTCAAGCATTGGGATGCTCTGCCTACCAGTGAAGTGGTTTTATAGAAATAATCCTAGCCTACTAGTTTCGAGATTGACGATGTAGTTctgagcaaaaaaataaataattaaataatatatatatatatatatatatatatatatatatatatatatatatatatatatatatatatatatatatatatatatatatatataaatcatgaTACACACAAAGAAGGGATTAGCAGTGAAATTAACGAACTGAATTGATCTAAACCTAACCCAGCCCTCGGATGGAAATGCTGGTGTCATTCCAATGTCATCTGTGAAGTGAATGCCACTGTGATGGCTCTGATGGGGGAAGTATGCCAGGGTCAGCAGGTCTTCCTTCGTCAGGTGCTGAGGGGAGGCCATTAGACAAGGCATTCCACACCCCAATCCAGTCCTGCATTTACATACATACTGCCAACAATATCAATATGCCCTAATTAATAATCTTTGTATTCTGTGGAGATGTGCACACAACATAATAACTTTTTTATTCAAACCTATAAAATGTATGATGGGAAAAGCTATGCTGATATTACTCTAATGGTTCAAGCTACATATTTTTAGGTTTTAGGGTTTTGCATCCATATGATATTACCTATGTCAATTACATTTCAACTAGAAATAACTTTTTGttaacattgttttttttacttttttatccatttactttgttttaaaCTTACAAGATCATAATACGAGCACTGAGAGTTCAGTAGGGAAGGCACATTTTAGGTTGCTAGAGGATCCGCTGGGGTACAAGGCCCACAAGACCTCATTGCCTCACAGGGTGATAAGGTTAGCCTTGCTGGGTTAAAGGTTCAGTTGTGCTTACTATTATGTTGACACCAGGATTGGCTTGGTTTTCATCATTAATGGAAACCATTagatagttctgtttttttaatgaataattacaaaaataaatatctgATAGAAACAGGCTGTAGCTATTGAAAACACCAAGATCAACATAAAAATAATTTCTACCAAGTGTAAGATAGACATAATTCTAGACATGTGCTGATATATTGAAATGCCAGAAGTTCTGAGCTGCTGATCCTTTTAAGGGGACAGGTAGTGAAAATATgtggaaatttaaaaaaatcacTGTAGTGTACATGGAATTTAATTTAGGAAGTATTTCTTTTGCTGAATGATGTTATGATGTTTCCTGTAGGTGAAATTGACATCagcaacagaaaagaaagaaaagaaaaaaaacatatatatatatatatatatatatatatatatatatatatatatatatatatatatatatatatatatatatatatatatatatatatatatatatatatatatatatatatatatatatatatatatatattttttttttttttttccagaaagaTTTTAGAAACTATGATGATGCAAACACCAATGATCAGATTGAACCCAAATACTTTAATTTGATTCTCAGTTGGGCAAGGTAAAAGGCCGTCAATGgacttttttcttatcattatatttattattgttatatatactttttgcttccctaaaatgaaaataattatttattgCAATATAAAAATTCCATACATAAAAGCTATTATGAAATTGCAAAAATGTGCATTGTAGGTTTTTAAGTACTTTGTTTTACAAACACTGAagcaagaatcatgaaaaatggccaaaaaataagagagaaatctTGAGTTGAATGTTAAGTTATAAACGAGAAAACAGCAATTAAAGGTAAATGCTGGCACTTCAGTAACCACCTGGAGCATATTGGATGTCCCTCTGAAGGCACTTgtccctcatctttttcttcagtaGAATGTCCATtgctctatccttctttttaaGGTTAGATTTCACATTGGAAGTAAATGGAACTCCCATACAGGCATAAATGTTAGCCTCCATATACCCAGCAATGTACTCATTTGCTGCCTGGACCAAAGCACAATCCAGCTTGTCCGTGGTTGCAGGATGTGTTTGGGGCAATATAATCGCACACTGATTTGGAATGATTCATTTTGGATTTTGCATATACCTTTTGAGACATCTTTTCATCATTGTGTCAAATATCAGAGTCATACACATGCTGAAATTGATCAGGCTCAAGGGTAAACAAAACCTTCATGTGTTTTGGCTGGGCAGTTCCTGCCCTGATGTGAGATCATTCCCTACTGTTATACATTCAGAAGAGTCAGATGTTTTGTCTGTGGGTGATGAAagcagtagttttcttttttttagtggaAGTAAGTAGCAATGACGGGACTTGTTGACTGCCCAAGGCTTCCTCCGGTACAGAGGATGAAGTTGAGTCCTCTGATGTTTCTTCAGTTTATTCACTTCTCCTGTGTTCTGTAAAAgttccctcttctttctaaGGTTTTTGCTAGGCATCTCCATCCTTCAGAGATTTTGTGAATTAGAAAATAGAGATTTCTTGGAGAGAAACTGCCAATGATTGCAACTAGCCTACTCTTTGAAAGCTGAGTAGCCATTGGGATTCCTTCCCAGGCACCCATCAAAAATAATCTCTCTGCTCTCACTAGGCTATCTAGTTGCCAGTATTCACCATGAGCTTCAGTtaaataaatgggaaaaaaaaatttctaaaccaaaaaaaatgcagaaaatactTGCGTGATCTGTGCGACGTGTGCGTCACACTGGTCATGCCCACTTTActaaaaaattgtaaaaatacttaaaatgcAGTGATTCTCCTGAAAATTGATGAGAGTGTTGCCAGATGAttaccaaagctggtggtgcaCTTGACTCAAATATGCCAAATCTCGGGTTTTTGACCAAATTTTCATTACCTGTCTCCTTAACCTCAGTACACAGGAACCTGACTGTTGAAACTGTCAACGAGTCAGATGTGGTATAGTGATGAAAATCGGATATCACATAATTATCCTTATCATATACTTAATCCTTAAACACCATTAGTTGCTGTGATGCAATAACACCAACTTTCTTCCAGCATTATACTTACACTCAAGAGCTTAATTTTTCTCACTGCCTCTTAGTTCCAAGCTTACTGTTAAAGTGATAGATGCATATGTCTACTTGTAGACAGTGCCTCCATGATCATATTTTCAATGCTTTTAGGAACTTGTTAAAGTGTGAAAGGCACCAGAGCAAATGGAGTGATGGCAGCCATGGTGAGCCCGGCACACTCTCCACGGAGGCTGGAGAGGCTGGCCAAGGAGACCCTGGTGTACCTTGTCATCAGACATTCCATACCTGCCTCCATCTCAACACTCACCTTCCCGCAGGACTTAGGTGAGCATCTGTTGATAAAATTTTTATCTAGTTCAGTACACATACTTTGGTAACAAGATATTGAATTATTAAGGCATTATTAATATTGAGTATTGCTCATTAAGCACTATTCTAATATTAATTTATCTGTAATGTTATTGATGTGTGCTAATGTCTTTTACTAGTGGTTATTTTGCATCAAGTACTTGCCTTTCAGCCCAGACTTGGGAATGTTTTAATGCAATAGGAAGACCAAAGAGAGGAGTACTAGATAGATTTAAAGGTGAGGTAAGCAATGATAGTAGGTAAACATTTTGCTGCATGCAAACAGACTGGTCTTTTCTagattcctttattttcatacatttatatatttttttttattttttatttttcattttttaaaatCTATTTCAGAGCACTGCATACCCAATAACCATCCTGGCATGGACAAGATCATCATGGCTACTGATAATCAGTTCCCTGACTGCCTGCCACAGAAGAAACTGCTCTTGGTAGGATTTTGTGGTGCTGATATGTGCATGACTAAAGCAGGGATGTACTTGTAGGGCTGAACATGCTTTGCTCTGACCTGTGATGTCATGGATAAGGTCAGAGAAAAGTAGTGTTGTTTCCTTCCAAGCTTTGGGATTTGTGGTCATATAGCCTGCCAGGAACTGAAAACTAGTAGTCCTGTCATGCCATGTGCTGTGTGAATTCTACTTCATGGACTTTGTATCTCAGTTCCAGTTGAATTCCACTTGAATTTATAATTGATTCAAGTCTTGTGTGTGAGATGGTAGATAGAAGGAGGATAATGTAATTTTGAATAACAAGTACCTTGAAGATACACTGTTGTAGGTGAGGGAGatagtgagaaaaactggcagagatgacttgGAATGCCTAATTTTGTAGAAggtgctttagctagagatgagatatgaagtttccagtttagattataaggacagactgaggatgttcagtgtagaagagggggacatttcagtgtcattaaagaagaggggatagttgtctggaagtttgtgttgagttgatagatggaaaaattgagtttttgaggcattgaacaatgctaagtttgctctgccccaatcagaaacttaagagagagatgataagtcCGGCATCCTGTGTGTGCATGTTGATGTTTTATGTTATCAAGATCGTGCACTGAGGACAacatttgtatgtgtgtatatatatatatatatatatatatatatatatatatatatatatatatatatatatatatatatatatatatatatatagcatattATATTATAATCATGTTAGTATGAAATCATTGATATTATAAACTCCAGAGATGTGTGCCTTTCATTGAACATGGTATGAGTTATTCATGTTGATTCCACAGGAGCACATTCAGGCTGTGAGGGAGTGGTGGGAGAGcaacgtggtggtgatgggccgTGTCggtgtgtggcggtgtgtgCTGGAGTGTTTGGCCACTGAGCTGGAATATCTTGACCAGTActgcctcttccccctcttccggCTACTCCTGCAACTCTTGTTTTCCATCCGAGTCGGAAGAAAACTAGATGGCATGACCAACAGCGACCAGCCTTCAGTAAGTAGCTTTATTTTATTGCCTTTTTAAAACTTATTTTACACCATTTTAGTCTCATCCTGCATGCTCCTATATTCCTCTCTGCTTGTCTTTCAGTATATTTATGTTTGGCTGCCATTGTCACTGTGTATTTCATTCTGCAAAACCATTTGTCTCTACTTCTTATGAAATCACTCTGCCTtatgtctgtttggtttgttttgtaattttgtaaTATCTGTAGATAGGTTCTTAACTGTTCAGTGTTAAATGCAGTTTTATTCCTGTAGTTGTTATTGATGAGAAAGTGTGAGATATTATTGGTAGGAAATTGTGAGAGAAACATTTAGAGAGACCATGTGCATGCAGTAATGTAGATGCAAAGACATTGAAACTACTTGGATATAACATGATGAAGATATGTTGTACATGTGTGATAGATGACCCAGCAGGTTAGGACTGAGTGCATTATGTTAGTGTAGCAGGATGAGGGAAGATTATGAGAATGCTTGAAGACAACAAGCTCATTAGTTTCATTAGAAAGATAGAGTAGTAACAGCTAgaccaaaaaactaaataagtaaataaacatagGTACTGTTAGTTATAGTGGATAAAGAAAACACTTACTGGCTCAGAAAATGTTGCATGGCTGTTACTTAGTTTTAGTGCATGATTTGTATGCTGCTGTAGTAATTGACCTGCTGCCTACttcagtttttcattttatgtacATGATTGCATCCTTTCACTTACCTCGGCTCTACAAATACATATCTGGAATGTGTTTTTGGTTGTATTCTGTGGAGTCTTTGGTAAAAATACAGTTTTGcttattaaacaaaacaaaacaaaaatacaacttTCCTTCTGTTTAGATAACGTTATTTCATAAAACAAGAAACAGTATCTTTTTTCATAATGCTGTTAAATGCTGTCTTCAGGAAACCAAAATGTGCACAAGTGTTTTGTTTACTTCACACAATGTGCCTCTTTGCTTAGAGGAATGTATCACAGTGAGTaatagataaagatagaaatAGAATCTGATTGTTTTTCCTTGTACTTTTTGATTGAGCACtcaggaaaatatttatttgcctCAGGAATATAGTACAGCTATatttgcttactttttttttttgcgagtgTGTTTTGCCTGAACATGTGCATGATTTGTATTTCTGTCAGTGTGGACAATGTTGAAATTTAGAAATAAACTTGTTCTGTTTTGCTTTGGCTGTTTTGCCTTTTGTCTTTGTTGGTTCTCTCTTGGCTTGTTATtgatgtttccttcctccttgatTGCTCTAATATCTTTACATgtttctgaagaaaaaaaaatcagaagttatacatttttatgttcttttatgtattgttttttATAGCACATTGAAATTATAATGTACACATGTATGTGAATTAATTGGTTCTCTTGTCCTGCACACTGTATTTGTGCAGAAAAAGTGAATAAGGTAGTGTGATGTGCTGGACAGACTTATTGCCATTCTCAGCAAACATCCTTTTCATTTGTCTTTGGCAAAATAGTTTGATGTTTATATGTTTGGCAGCTCACCCACAGACTGGACCTTGCCtcagtgtgggtgtgtatgATTGGCATTTCATTTTGTGTGGCAAGTATTgggccacattttttttttacattgtgaGATATTTTATTATGCCATGGTAGTGTGCAAGCTCAAATTTACAAGAGAGTAGATCTTCCTTATATACATGTACACTTTATGCATGGCTGGTGACAGTGTAAAACAGATTGCAAAGGTGAGGAGTGTTTGAATGAAGTGTTGCATATTTGTTGAAATAGATGTTTTATGTGGCCAGCAATCACACATCACCTGATGAATTATGCCAGACACTCAGAAGGAAGAAGT includes:
- the LOC135109532 gene encoding uncharacterized protein LOC135109532 isoform X2 — translated: MAAMVSPAHSPRRLERLAKETLVYLVIRHSIPASISTLTFPQDLEHCIPNNHPGMDKIIMATDNQFPDCLPQKKLLLEHIQAVREWWESNVVVMGRVGVWRCVLECLATELEYLDQYCLFPLFRLLLQLLFSIRVGRKLDGMTNSDQPSALRGEVAAIRSWQRHPTLRQEGSSVQDNTKIGGGRHASGGGGGGGGG